The Cucumis melo cultivar AY chromosome 6, USDA_Cmelo_AY_1.0, whole genome shotgun sequence genome includes a region encoding these proteins:
- the LOC103483105 gene encoding protein mago nashi homolog produces the protein MSAEDLENGEFYLRYYVGHKGKFGHEFLEFEFRPDGKLRYANNSNYKNDTMIRKEVYLTPAVLRECRRIISDSEIMKEDDNNWPEPDRVGRQELEIVMGNEHISFTTSKIGSLVDVQSSKDPEGLRIFYYLVQDLKCFVFSLISLHFKIKPI, from the exons ATGTCTGCGGAGGATTTGGAGAACGGAGAGTTTTACTTGAGATATTATGTGGGGCACAAAGGGAAATTTGGACATGAGTTCTTGGAGTTTGAATTCCGACCCGATGGAAAGCTCCGCTATGCTAACAACTCCAACTACAAGAACGATACCATGATTCGCAAGGAAGTCTACCTCACCCCTGCTGTCCTTCGGGAATGTCGTCGAATCATCTCCGACAGCGAG ATTATGAAGGAAGATGATAATAATTGGCCAGAACCAGATCGGGTTGGACGACAGGAGCTTGAGATTGTGATGGGAAATGAGCATATCTCCTTCACTACGTCTAAGATTGGATCTCTTGTCGATGTGCAGAGCAGCAAGGATCCTGAAGGATTGCGGATATTCTATTATCTTGTTCAG GATCTGAAATGTTTCGTCTTTTCTCTCATTTCACTCCACTTCAAGATCAAGCCAATTTAA
- the LOC103483103 gene encoding phospholipase A(1) DAD1, chloroplastic — MRKPVLYKTKLHMHGVENKLRCATSSSSSSSTGASDCLKLRVKVGKRWKEYAGLGNWEGLLDPLDDNLRNEILRYGQFVDAAYKSFDFDPSSPTYATCLHSKASLLESSGLPSTGYRVSKHLRATSGICLPRWLPNTPSFSTNSSWIGYVAVSQDKHEISRLGRRDVVIALRGTATCLEWLENLRATLTMLPGEEGGAMVESGFLSLYSSGTESCPSLKEMVREEIGRILQSYGEEPLSLTITGHSLGAALATLAAYDIKEYFKTSAPMVTVMSFGGPRVGNRKFRQRLEEQGTKVLRIVNSEDVITKLPGFVVNNNNNNNNNVEEGGGRLRWIQKCVEETEWAYSEVGRELRLSSRDSPHLNRINVATCHHLNTYLHLVDGFVSSTCPFRATARRMFP; from the coding sequence ATGCGCAAACCAGTACTATACAAAACCAAGTTGCATATGCATGGAGTGGAAAATAAGTTGAGGTGTGCTACTTCTTCGTCTTCGAGTAGTTCCACAGGAGCATCAGATTGTTTAAAATTAAGAGTAAAAGTGGGAAAGAGATGGAAGGAATACGCTGGTTTGGGTAACTGGGAAGGCCTCCTTGACCCACTCGACGATAATCTCCGCAATGAAATTCTTCGTTACGGCCAGTTTGTGGATGCTGCTTACAAATCCTTCGACTTCGACCCTTCCTCACCCACCTACGCCACCTGCCTCCACTCCAAGGCCTCCTTATTGGAGAGCTCCGGCCTTCCTTCCACTGGGTATCGAGTCTCCAAGCACTTGAGAGCCACCTCCGGAATTTGCCTCCCTCGCTGGCTTCCCAACACCCCCTCCTTCTCGACCAACTCCAGTTGGATCGGCTACGTTGCCGTCTCCCAGGACAAGCATGAAATCTCCCGCCTTGGCCGTCGAGACGTGGTCATTGCCTTGAGAGGAACCGCCACGTGCTTGGAGTGGTTAGAGAATTTGAGAGCCACTCTAACCATGCTTCCAGGGGAGGAGGGTGGGGCGATGGTGGAAAGTGGATTCCTGAGTCTGTACAGCTCGGGGACGGAGTCCTGCCCGAGCTTGAAGGAGATGGTGCGAGAGGAAATAGGAAGGATCCTGCAATCGTATGGGGAGGAGCCATTGAGCCTGACGATCACAGGCCACAGTCTGGGGGCGGCATTGGCGACCCTTGCAGCATACGACATAAAAGAGTACTTCAAAACAAGTGCGCCGATGGTGACAGTGATGTCGTTCGGTGGGCCACGAGTGGGTAACAGGAAATTCAGGCAGCGGCTAGAGGAGCAAGGGACAAAGGTGCTGCGAATTGTGAACTCTGAGGATGTGATAACGAAACTTCCTGGTTTCGTTGtgaataataacaacaacaacaacaacaacgtTGAGGAAGGTGGTGGCCGTTTGAGGTGGATCCAGAAGTGTGTGGAGGAAACCGAGTGGGCTTACTCTGAGGTGGGACGAGAGCTCCGACTCAGCAGTAGAGACTCGCCTCACCTGAACCGGATCAACGTCGCCACATGTCACCACCTCAACACATATCTTCACTTGGTAGATGGTTTTGTT
- the LOC103483108 gene encoding probable L-gulonolactone oxidase 6, with protein sequence MRRWWWWSSYCVGICSTSAVFMFLVLVSECSPPEDPIKCGSVSPNKYANCTITNSYGAFPDRSICRVAEVIYPTTEAEVMLAVAAATRGLRKMKVGTRFSHSIPKLACPEGEEGVVISTKYLNRTVKVDVEGMSISVEGGATLRQIIEDAATAGLALPHTPYWWGLTIGGLLSTGAHGSSLWGKGSSVHDYVVAVKMVSPGGSEDGYAKLRTILPDDQNHLNAAKVSLGVLGVITQVTLKLQPMFKRSITYLKRDDKDLGDEVLRFGKHYEFGDMTWYPSHRKVVYRIDTRVPSNTSGNGVYDFIPFRPTPSIGLALIRASEEEQESRRDAAAKCSSGNLITSTLSLLAYGLTNNGITFLKYPVIGYNNRLQSSGSCLDSLNDLRITTCPWDPSIKGEFFHQTAISIELTMVKSFIEDVQRLAELEPMAFCGLELYNGILMRYVRASTAYLGKQQDGVDFDFTYYRSRDPMSPRLFEDVIEEVEQMAVFKYGGIPHWGKNRNVAFHQVFHKYRDREKFLKIMKEYDPHGLFSNEWTDQILGVEGTVIIYKDGCALEGLCICSQHNHCAPSKGYFCRAGRIYKDARVCSYLQSPNHS encoded by the exons ATGCGCCGGTGGTGGTGGTGGTCCTCTTATTGCGTTGGCATCTGCTCGACCTCGGCCGTTTTCATGTTTCTTGTTCTTGTTTCCGAATGCAGTCCTCCGGAGGATCCCATCAAATGCGGATCCGTATCCCCAAATAAATACGCCAATTGTACCATCACAAATTCCTACGGCGCGTTTCCGGACCGAAGCATCTGCCGCGTGGCGGAGGTGATATACCCAACCACAGAGGCGGAGGTGATGTTGGCGGTGGCAGCGGCGACGAGAGGCTTGAGGAAAATGAAGGTGGGGACTCGGTTTTCTCACAGCATTCCAAAGCTGGCATGTCCGGAGGGGGAGGAGGGGGTGGTTATAAGCACAAAGTACTTGAACAGAACTGTGAAAGTGGACGTTGAGGGAATGAGCATAAGCGTGGAAGGGGGAGCCACGCTTAGGCAGATCATAGAGGATGCTGCGACGGCTGGGCTGGCGCTGCCTCATACTCCTTACTGGTGGGGGCTCACCATCGGAGGTCTCCTAAGCACCGGGGCTCATGGGAGCTCACTATGGGGCAAAGGCAGCTCAGTCCACGACTACGTTGTGGCGGTTAAAATGGTAAGTCCCGGTGGTTCCGAAGATGGATACGCCAAACTACGGACCATTCTACCTGATGACCAAAACCATCTCAACGCTGCCAAAGTTTCTTTGGGAGTTCTTGGAGTTATTACACAG GTAACTCTGAAATTACAACCTATGTTCAAGCGATCCATCACGTATTTGAAAAGGGATGACAAGGATTTGGGGGATGAAGTACTTAGGTTTGGGAAACATTACGAATTTGGAGATATGACTTGGTATCCAAGCCATCGAAAAGTTGTGTATCGCATAGACACCCGCGTTCCGTCCAATACCTCCGGTAATGGCGTCTACGACTTTATCCCATTTCGCCCCACACCTTCCATAGGCTTGGCACTTATTCGAGCCTCAG AGGAGGAGCAAGAATCAAGGCGTGATGCAGCTGCCAAGTGTTCAAGTGGAAACCTAATTACGTCCACTCTTTCACTATTGGCTTACGGATTAACCAACAATG GCATCACATTTCTGAAATATCCTGTGATTGGGTATAACAATCGACTTCAGTCCTCTGGAAGTTGCCTAGACAGCCTCAATGATTTGAGAATAACGACATGCCCTTGGGATCCTTCGATCAAAGGAGAGTTCTTCCATCAAACAGCCATTAGCATTGAGTTGACAATGGTCAAAAGTTTCATCGAAGATGTCCAGAGACTTGCTGAGTTGGAGCCAATGGCATTCTGTGGTCTCGAGCTCTACAACGGCATCCTCATGCGATATGTTAGAGCCTCCACCGCCTACTTAGGGAAGCAACAAGATGGCGTTGACTTTGACTTCACATATTACAGAAGCAGAGACCCGATGAGTCCAAGGCTTTTCGAGGACGTGATAGAGGAGGTGGAGCAAATGGCAGTGTTCAAATATGGAGGCATTCCCCATTGGGGAAAGAACAGGAACGTAGCATTTCATCAAGTATTTCACAAATACAGAGATAGAGAAAAGTTTTTGAAGATTATGAAGGAATATGATCCCCATGGGTTGTTCTCAAATGAGTGGACAGATCAAATCCTTGGAGTGGAAGGAACAGTGATTATATACAAAGATGGTTGTGCGTTGGAAGGACTTTGCATATGCTCTCAACACAATCATTGTGCCCCAAGTAAGGGCTACTTTTGTAGGGCTGGCAGAATTTACAAGGATGCTAGAGTTTGTTCTTATTTACAATCACCCAATCATTCTTAA
- the LOC103483104 gene encoding uncharacterized protein LOC103483104, with protein sequence MQLPSLCFPPTKLHISHHFVGLHFTSISTKSFFPSSPFLSNFRLIPIQSQSKPHNRNSSPKPKHGTIRLKGNKENVWSLDNELAKPQKQRDRATRKNPKGRRVIKSRRNKGGTILVSGAMLMEVETVLQTQEPVIKPNWNTFVSSVSGIWKGVGAVFSPITAEMEPIEIGSNNENLYDCYTLSCVDNERFLSGEQTNQIKRRVNWVTLNPYGETPLNPGDASSTSETMVGRSPKSYRLPSFESFNFDKSDVLEEDVMGNEPGLVFFEDGSYSRGPVNIPVGDVDDTNYYINPTFKFEQCLVKGCHKRLRIVHTIEFSGGGSDIQILRVAVYEEQWVSPANMSDISDVEFDLKPFSQRKRTDPSELSGSWKVFEVSGTPIFGEESNAGSYVYLCTETLKKRRLPENPVYFGEEEVMDMQDVTMLWLPGGVTAYVDVKNDGILCIGVGWYSDEGINLVMERDYGSDGNLKEVRWKSELKRRWPDPIPV encoded by the exons ATGCAATTGCCCTCTCTTTGTTTCCCTCCTACCAAACTTCACATCTCCCATCACTTTGTAGGACTTCACTTCACTTCCATTTCCACGAAATCCTTCTTTCCCTCTTCTCCCTTCCTCTCCAATTTCCGTCTCATTCCAATACAGTCCCAAAGCAAACCCCACAACCGCAATTCAAGTCCTAAACCTAAACATGGAACTATCAGACTCAAGGGTAACAAGGAAAATGTATGGAGCCTGGATAACGAGCTCGCCAAGCCCCAAAAACAGAGAGATAGAGCAACCAGGAAGAACCCCAAAGGTAGAAGGGTCATTAAGAGCAGGAGAAATAAAGGTGGCACAATTCTGGTTTCTGGTGCTATGCTAATGGAGGTCGAAACCGTTCTTCAAACTCAG GAACCTGTAATTAAGCCAAATTGGAATACATTTGTTAGCAGTGTAAGTGGAATATGGAAAGGGGTGGGCGCCGTATTCTCTCCTATCACTGCAGAAATGGAGCCAATTGAAATTGGAAGCAACAATGAAAACCTATATGATTGCTATACTCTTTCTTGTGTTGATAACGAGCGGTTTTTATCTGGAGAGCAGACAAATCAAATTAAAAGGAGAGTAAATTGGGTAACCTTAAATCCTTATGGCGAAACACCCCTAAACCCTGGAGATGCTTCCTCAACCTCTGAAACAATGGTAGGCAGAAGCCCGAAAAGTTACCGTTTGCCAAGTTTCGAGTCTTTTAATTTTGATAAAAGTGACGTGCTGGAAGAAGATGTTATGGGAAATGAGCCCGGCCTTGTCTTCTTTGAG GATGGATCCTATTCTCGCGGTCCTGTTAACATTCCTGTGGGAGATGTCGATGATACCAATTATTACATAAATCCAACTTTCAAGTTCGAACAG TGTTTAGTAAAAGGCTGCCATAAAAGGCTCCGGATCGTTCATACCATTGAATTTAGTGGTGGCGGGTCAGACATACAAATACTAAGGGTTGCTGTGTATGAAGAACAGTGGGTCAGTCCCGCAAATATGTCTGACATAAg TGACGTGGAGTTTGATTTGAAACCATTTTCTCAACGGAAGCGAACTGATCCATCAGAACTGAGTGGGTCGTGGAAGGTGTTTGAAGTAAGCGGAACTCCAATTTTTGGTGAAGAGAGCAATGCAGGTTCTTATGTGTATCTGTGCACAGAAACGTTAAAGAAAAGGAGGTTACCAGAAAACCCAGTTTACTTCGGGGAGGAAGAAGTGATGGACATGCAGGATGTTACCATGCTGTGGCTTCCAGGTGGTGTCACTGCTTATGTTGATGTCAAAAATGATGGCATTCTCTGTATTGGAGTCGGTTGGTACTCCGACGAAGGTATCAACCTTGTTATGGAAAGGGACTATGGATCCGATGGGAACCTCAAGGAAGTAAGGTGGAAATCTGAATTAAAGAGAAGATGGCCTGACCCAATACCCGTTTGA
- the LOC103483106 gene encoding basic blue protein, translated as MAMKAAAVFVVLIAVRAVYGADIIVGGSSGWNQGFNYDTWATQQKFTVGDTLVFNYGGSHSVDEVNEASYTACSSSSVIKSHTGGTTSIPLSAVGPRYFICSTPGHCASGMKLQVNVLAANSTQNPTPTPTPPATGTQPPPSPSAAAPSAFFTLNHFIFGASVATLFVL; from the exons ATGGCAATGAAAGCGGCTGCTGTATTTGTTGTTTTGATAGCGGTTCGGGCAGTTTATGGAGCAGATATCATCGTTGGGGGGAGCTCAGGGTGGAATCAGGGGTTCAATTACGATACCTGGGCTACACAACAGAAGTTTACTGTTGGCGACACACTAG TGTTCAATTATGGTGGTAGTCACTCAGTGGACGAGGTGAATGAAGCAAGCTACACTGCATGCTCCTCCAGCTCGGTTATCAAATCTCACACAGGCGGAACCACGTCCATTCCTCTGTCAGCGGTGGGGCCAAGGTACTTCATTTGTTCCACTCCCGGCCACTGTGCCTCCGGCATGAAGCTTCAAGTCAATGTTCTTGCTGCCAATTCCACCCAAAACCCAACCCCAACCCCAACCCCACCAGCCACCGGCACTCAACCGCCTCCATCTCCAAGCGCAGCCGCCCCCTCTGCTTTCTTCACTCTCAACCACTTCATCTTCGGAGCTTCCGTTGCCACCCTGTTTGTGTTATGA
- the LOC103483109 gene encoding protein IQ-DOMAIN 17: MGKKGGSSWLTAVKRAFRSPSKDEDHKKTEKRRWGFRRSTNPHDPVTHQTPSNPSSDAALAAAVATAEAAMATAQAAVQVARLTTSTRPSNHARDYYAAILIQTAFRGYLARRALRALKGLVKLQALVRGHNVRKQAKMTLRCMQALVRVQARVLDQRMRLSHEGSGNSTLSDPSTALGSRYLQYLSDRKEFAMKRDRNLSQQIWRRGRSPSMGSGDDLEERPKWLDQWNSRQAWESRGRASTDQRDPIKTVEIDTFQPYTRTSSNFRRMAQNLQRTNPHSGSSPLNRMQQNVYSFHQSPATPSPSKTRPMLQVRSASPRFVREDKSDNTSQTPSLRSNYYYSGNLVQQGRSGASSSYGGEGNCLPNYMAATESAKARLRSQSAPRQRASTPEREREKGGVGCAKKRLSFPVADPIGHGVLRSPSFKSVSGTYLGMEQQSNYSSCCTESLGGEISPSSTSDLRRWLR, from the exons ATGGGCAAGAAGGGAGGATCCTCGTGGTTGACGGCCGTCAAAAGGGCTTTTAGATCTCCTTCAAAAGATGAAGATCACAAG AAAACAGAAAAGCGAAGATGGGGTTTTAGGCGATCTACGAATCCGCACGACCCGGTCACCCACCAAACGCCCTCCAACCCATCCTCCGACGCGGCGCTTGCTGCGGCGGTGGCCACTGCCGAAGCTGCAATGGCCACCGCCCAAGCGGCTGTACAGGTTGCTCGCCTCACCACCAGCACCAGGCCTTCCAATCACGCCAGAGACTACTACGCTGCAATTCTCATTCAGACTGCTTTTAGAGGATACCTG GCAAGGAGGGCTCTGCGTGCGCTCAAGGGGCTCGTAAAGTTGCAGGCTCTGGTGAGAGGTCACAATGTCAGGAAACAAGCTAAGATGACCCTCCGATGCATGCAAGCTCTGGTTCGAGTGCAGGCCCGTGTGCTCGATCAGCGGATGCGACTCTCTCACGAGGGGTCTGGTAATTCCACACTCAGCGACCCTAGTACCGCCCTCGGATCCCGTTACCTTCAATACTTGTCTGACAGGAAGGAGTTTGCAATGAAACGTGATAGAAATCTCTCCCAACAG ATATGGCGGAGAGGTCGAAGTCCGTCCATGGGCAGCGGAGATGATCTGGAAGAAAGACCCAAGTGGTTGGATCAATGGAATTCAAGGCAGGCATGGGAAAGCAGGGGAAGAGCTTCAACAGATCAAAGAGATCCAATCAAAACAGTGGAAATCGACACCTTCCAGCCTTACACTCGTACATCCTCCAACTTCCGAAGAATGGCCCAAAATCTACAAAGAACAAACCCGCATTCGGGCAGTTCCCCACTTAACCGGATGCAACAAAACGTATACTCTTTCCACCAGTCACCGGCCACACCCTCCCCATCTAAAACCAGGCCTATGCTGCAAGTCCGGTCTGCAAGCCCGCGTTTCGTTAGAGAAGACAAAAGCGACAATACATCCCAAACACCGAGCTTAAGGTCAAACTATTACTACAGTGGGAATTTGGTCCAACAAGGGAGGAGTGGGGCGAGTAGCAGTTATGGTGGTGAAGGCAATTGTTTGCCCAATTACATGGCGGCCACGGAGTCTGCAAAGGCACGATTGCGGTCGCAGAGCGCACCAAGGCAAAGGGCATCAACGCcggagagggagagggagaagGGAGGAGTTGGGTGTGCGAAGAAACGGCTGTCATTCCCAGTTGCGGATCCAATTGGGCATGGAGTTTTGAGGAGTCCAAGTTTCAAGAGCGTGAGCGGGACGTACTTGGGGATGGAGCAGCAATCTAACTATTCTTCCTGCTGTACTGAGAGCCTAGGCGGAGAGATTTCCCCATCGTCAACCTCGGATCTAAGAAGGTGGCTAAGGTGA